One stretch of Xanthomonas sp. DAR 35659 DNA includes these proteins:
- a CDS encoding DEAD/DEAH box helicase — MSLLQDRFHPAVARWFERRFAAPTPAQAAAWPAILDGRHTLVAAPTGSGKTLTAFLAALDALLREGLRDGALADRTQVLYVSPLKALSNDIQLNLEAPLAGIRAELAALGLPDMEIRTAVRTGDTPQRERAQARRRPPHVLVTTPESLYVLLGSASGREALRHVRTVIVDEIHALAANKRGSHLALSLQRLQQLCATPPLRIGLSATQKPIDAVARFLVGSAAVRDGTPDCAIVDIGYARARDLALELPPTPLSASMSNDQWQQVYTRLAELVRAHRTTLVFVNTRRMAERAARHLGELLGNAAVAAHHGSLAREARLLAEQRLKAGELQVLVATASLELGLDIGEVDLVCQLGSPRSIASFLQRAGRSGHAVGATPKARLFPQSRDDLVECAALLDCVRRGELDALHMLDAPLDVLAQQLVAEVACQEWEEDALFALVRGAWPYANLPRDRFDAVLRMLSDGFSTRLGPRAGYLHRDAVHRRVRERRGARMAALTSGGTIPETGDYSVLLEPQAETIGTVHEDFAVESLSGDVFQLGNASYRILRVEAGRVRVEDARGAPPNIPFWLGEAPGRSDELSAGVSRLRAQVERCLEQGGAAQALAWLGGELALDAAAAQQLVDYLGRAHAALGALPTQDRIVLERFFDDSGGTQLVIHSVYGSRINRAWGLALRKRFCRTFNFELQAAATEDAIVLSLSTRHSFALEEVLRYLHTSSALDVLVQALLEAPLFGVRWRWNATNALALPRFTGGRKVAPQLQRMKSEDLLATVFPDQVACAENLVGEREIPEHPLVAQTLHDCLHEAMDSEGWLRLLRGIEDGGVRVLARDLAAPSPLAAEALDARPYAFLDDAPLEERRTQAVHSRRYQDPESADDLGRLDPQAIAAVREEAWPQPRSRDEMHEALLALGALEAAEAAAQAGWPAWLAELAADARATLLQDIDGAGAALWVAAEALALVAPLYPRAVAQPRIAVPDGYAIDAWQREEAVRELLRARLGALGPTTAAALATPLRLPLREVQAALLALQGDGYVLPGRFSAETDTDEWCERHLLARIHRYTLGRLRREIEPVAPRDYARFLFRWQHLDGEGRVAGAEALASVLAQLEGFEAPAALWESELLPARVRDYAPAWLDELCSAGRTLWTRLRPSAATAAGAAAGAGSLRSTPILLLPRRSVAQWSRLLPAAAAPAALGSRAQKVATYLDAHGASFFDEIADATRLLSTELEEALAELVAVGRIHCDSYAGLRALLVPASKRPSALSRRRRRVPLSGIQDAGRWALLRAAGDGGDAAAHGAAVEHVARTLLRRYGVVCWRLLEREAAWLPPWRELLRVYRRLEARGEIRGGRFISGLSGEQFALPDAIGLLRQIRRQPHDGAWLCVAAADPANLLGSVLPGTRVPRVPGARVLYRDGLPMATWAAERFEPLQDMSAADAIVARQRLAEAAPSGPREAIAAMLAGLR; from the coding sequence ATGTCGCTGCTGCAAGACCGCTTCCATCCCGCCGTCGCTCGCTGGTTCGAGCGGCGTTTCGCCGCGCCGACCCCGGCGCAGGCCGCCGCCTGGCCGGCGATCCTGGACGGGCGGCATACGCTGGTGGCGGCGCCGACCGGCTCCGGCAAGACGCTCACGGCATTTCTCGCCGCGCTCGATGCGCTGCTGCGTGAAGGCCTGCGCGACGGCGCGCTCGCCGATCGCACCCAGGTGCTGTACGTGTCGCCGCTGAAGGCCTTGTCCAACGACATCCAGCTCAATCTCGAGGCGCCCTTGGCCGGCATCCGCGCCGAACTGGCCGCGCTCGGCCTGCCCGACATGGAGATCCGCACCGCGGTGCGCACCGGCGACACTCCGCAGCGCGAGCGCGCGCAGGCGCGGCGGCGGCCGCCGCACGTGCTGGTGACCACGCCCGAATCGCTGTACGTGCTGCTCGGTTCGGCATCGGGGCGGGAGGCGCTGCGCCACGTGCGCACGGTGATCGTCGACGAGATCCATGCGCTGGCCGCGAACAAGCGCGGCAGCCACCTGGCGCTATCGCTGCAGCGTCTGCAGCAGCTGTGCGCGACGCCGCCGCTGCGCATCGGCCTGTCGGCGACGCAGAAGCCGATCGACGCGGTCGCGCGCTTCCTGGTCGGCAGCGCCGCGGTGCGCGACGGCACGCCCGATTGCGCGATCGTCGACATCGGCTATGCGCGCGCCCGCGATCTGGCGCTGGAGCTGCCGCCGACGCCGCTCAGCGCGAGCATGTCCAACGACCAGTGGCAGCAGGTGTACACGCGCCTGGCCGAGCTGGTGCGCGCGCATCGCACCACGCTGGTGTTCGTCAACACGCGGCGCATGGCCGAGCGCGCCGCGCGGCATCTGGGCGAACTGCTCGGCAACGCGGCGGTGGCGGCGCATCACGGCAGCCTGGCGCGCGAGGCGCGGCTGCTCGCCGAGCAGCGGCTCAAGGCGGGCGAGCTGCAGGTGCTGGTCGCCACCGCCTCGCTGGAGCTGGGATTGGACATCGGCGAGGTGGACCTGGTGTGCCAGCTCGGCTCGCCGCGTTCGATCGCCAGCTTCCTGCAGCGCGCCGGACGCTCCGGCCACGCGGTCGGCGCGACGCCGAAGGCGCGGCTGTTCCCGCAGTCGCGCGACGATCTGGTCGAGTGCGCCGCGCTGCTGGACTGCGTGCGCCGCGGCGAGCTGGATGCGCTGCACATGCTCGACGCGCCGCTGGACGTGCTGGCGCAGCAACTGGTCGCCGAGGTGGCGTGCCAGGAATGGGAGGAGGACGCGCTGTTCGCGCTGGTGCGCGGTGCCTGGCCGTACGCGAACCTGCCGCGCGACCGCTTCGACGCGGTGCTGCGGATGCTCAGCGACGGCTTCAGCACCCGGCTCGGCCCGCGCGCCGGCTACCTGCATCGCGACGCGGTGCATCGCCGCGTGCGCGAACGCCGCGGCGCGCGCATGGCGGCGCTGACCTCCGGCGGCACCATCCCGGAGACCGGCGACTACAGCGTGCTGCTGGAGCCGCAGGCCGAGACCATCGGCACGGTCCACGAGGACTTCGCGGTCGAAAGCCTCAGCGGCGATGTGTTCCAGCTCGGCAACGCCAGCTACCGCATCCTGCGCGTGGAAGCGGGGCGGGTGCGGGTGGAGGACGCGCGCGGCGCGCCGCCCAACATCCCGTTCTGGCTGGGCGAGGCGCCAGGGCGCAGCGACGAACTGTCGGCCGGCGTGTCGCGGCTGCGCGCGCAGGTGGAGCGCTGCCTGGAGCAGGGTGGGGCGGCGCAGGCACTGGCGTGGCTGGGCGGGGAGCTGGCGCTGGACGCGGCCGCGGCGCAGCAACTGGTCGATTACCTCGGCCGCGCCCATGCCGCGCTCGGCGCGCTGCCGACGCAGGACCGCATCGTGCTGGAGCGCTTCTTCGACGACAGCGGCGGCACCCAACTGGTGATCCACAGCGTGTACGGCAGCCGCATCAACCGCGCCTGGGGCCTGGCCCTGCGCAAGCGCTTCTGCCGCACCTTCAATTTCGAACTGCAGGCGGCCGCGACCGAGGACGCGATCGTGCTGTCGCTGTCCACGCGGCACAGCTTCGCGCTGGAGGAGGTGCTGCGCTATCTGCACACGTCCTCGGCGCTGGACGTGCTGGTGCAGGCCTTGCTGGAAGCGCCGCTGTTCGGCGTGCGCTGGCGCTGGAACGCCACCAACGCGCTGGCGCTGCCGCGCTTCACCGGCGGCCGCAAGGTCGCCCCGCAGCTGCAGCGGATGAAGTCCGAGGATCTGTTGGCGACGGTGTTCCCCGACCAGGTGGCCTGCGCCGAGAACCTGGTCGGCGAGCGCGAGATCCCGGAGCATCCGCTGGTCGCGCAGACGCTGCACGATTGCCTGCACGAGGCGATGGACAGCGAGGGCTGGCTGCGGCTGCTGCGCGGCATCGAGGACGGCGGCGTGCGCGTGCTGGCGCGCGACCTGGCCGCGCCGTCGCCGCTGGCGGCCGAGGCGCTGGACGCGCGGCCGTACGCCTTCCTCGACGACGCGCCGCTGGAGGAGCGCCGTACCCAGGCCGTGCACAGCCGCCGCTACCAGGATCCGGAGAGCGCCGACGACCTGGGCCGGCTGGATCCGCAGGCGATCGCCGCGGTGCGCGAGGAGGCCTGGCCGCAACCGCGCAGCCGCGACGAGATGCACGAGGCGCTGCTCGCGCTCGGCGCGCTGGAGGCCGCCGAAGCCGCGGCGCAGGCCGGATGGCCGGCCTGGCTGGCGGAACTGGCGGCCGACGCGCGCGCCACCCTGCTGCAGGACATCGACGGTGCCGGTGCCGCGCTGTGGGTGGCGGCCGAGGCGCTGGCGCTGGTCGCGCCGCTGTACCCGCGGGCCGTCGCGCAGCCGCGCATCGCCGTGCCCGACGGCTATGCGATCGATGCCTGGCAGCGCGAGGAGGCCGTGCGCGAGCTGCTGCGCGCGCGCCTGGGCGCGCTTGGCCCGACCACCGCGGCTGCCCTGGCGACGCCGCTGCGGCTGCCGCTGCGCGAGGTGCAGGCGGCCTTGCTGGCGCTGCAAGGCGACGGCTACGTGCTACCCGGCCGCTTCAGCGCCGAGACCGACACCGACGAATGGTGCGAACGCCATCTGCTGGCGCGCATCCATCGCTACACGCTCGGCCGCCTGCGGCGCGAGATCGAACCGGTGGCGCCGCGCGATTACGCGCGCTTCCTGTTCCGCTGGCAGCACCTGGACGGCGAGGGCCGCGTCGCCGGCGCCGAGGCGCTGGCCAGCGTGCTGGCGCAACTGGAAGGCTTCGAGGCGCCGGCGGCGCTGTGGGAAAGCGAGCTGCTGCCGGCGCGGGTGCGCGATTACGCCCCGGCCTGGCTGGACGAACTGTGCAGCGCCGGACGCACGCTGTGGACGCGGCTGCGCCCGTCGGCGGCGACCGCGGCGGGCGCAGCGGCCGGCGCGGGATCGTTGCGCAGCACGCCGATCCTGTTGCTGCCGCGGCGCAGCGTCGCGCAGTGGTCGCGGCTGCTGCCGGCCGCGGCCGCGCCGGCGGCGCTGGGATCGCGCGCGCAGAAGGTCGCCACGTACCTGGACGCGCACGGCGCCTCGTTCTTCGACGAGATCGCCGACGCCACGCGGCTGCTGTCCACCGAGCTGGAGGAGGCGCTGGCGGAACTGGTGGCGGTCGGCCGCATCCACTGCGACAGCTACGCCGGGCTGCGCGCCTTGCTGGTGCCGGCCTCCAAGCGGCCATCGGCGCTGTCGCGGCGGCGCCGGCGCGTGCCGCTGTCCGGCATCCAGGACGCGGGCCGCTGGGCGCTGCTGCGCGCGGCCGGCGATGGCGGCGATGCGGCCGCGCACGGCGCCGCCGTCGAACACGTCGCGCGCACTCTGCTGCGCCGTTACGGCGTGGTGTGCTGGCGCCTGCTCGAGCGCGAGGCGGCGTGGCTGCCGCCATGGCGCGAGTTGCTGCGCGTCTATCGCCGGCTGGAGGCGCGCGGCGAAATCCGTGGCGGGCGCTTCATCAGCGGGCTGTCCGGTGAGCAGTTCGCGCTGCCGGACGCGATCGGCCTGCTGCGCCAGATCCGTCGCCAGCCGCACGACGGCGCCTGGCTGTGCGTCGCCGCCGCCGATCCAGCCAACCTGCTCGGCAGCGTCCTGCCGGGGACGCGGGTACCGCGCGTGCCAGGCGCGCGGGTGCTGTACCGCGATGGCCTGCCGATGGCGACGTGGGCGGCGGAGCGTTTCGAGCCGTTGCAGGACATGTCTGCCGCCGACGCGATCGTTGCGCGACAACGCCTCGCCGAGGCGGCGCCGTCCGGCCCACGCGAGGCCATCGCCGCGATGCTCGCCGGACTGCGCTGA
- a CDS encoding DUF3175 domain-containing protein yields the protein MAQSSPNASTAHWVQRVNDSSDALDLTPSVFERDDPVSIARSLKHSADQSARRRTGPYRSAMSMLTFYINRAGKQLPAQRREVLEQAKDELRSLYGKPRRNGAAE from the coding sequence ATGGCACAAAGCAGCCCGAACGCTTCCACCGCCCACTGGGTCCAGCGCGTCAACGACAGCAGCGATGCGCTGGATCTCACGCCCAGCGTGTTCGAACGCGACGATCCGGTGTCCATCGCCCGTTCGCTCAAGCATTCCGCCGACCAGAGCGCACGCCGCCGTACCGGCCCCTATCGTTCGGCGATGTCGATGCTGACCTTCTACATCAACCGTGCCGGCAAGCAGTTGCCGGCGCAGCGCCGCGAAGTGCTGGAGCAGGCCAAGGACGAATTGCGCAGCCTGTACGGCAAGCCGCGCAGGAACGGCGCCGCCGAATGA